A region of the Myxococcus stipitatus DSM 14675 genome:
ACCTTCGCGGAGGACTACATGGCCATGCCCGTGATGACGGGCCGCAAGTCGGAGTCGGAGCGGTTCGCCGGCGCCCTGCGCACGTACAGCATCGAGGCCATGATGCAGGACAAGAAGGCCCTGCAGGCCGGCACCAGCCACAACCTGGGACAGAACTTCGCCAAGGCCTTCGAGACGAAGTTCCAGGGCCGCGACGGCCGCGAGCACTTCGTGTGGCAGACGTCGTGGGGTGTCTCCACGCGCCTCATCGGCGGCCTCATCATGACCCACTCGGATGACTCGGGTCTCATCGTCCCGCCGAAGCTCGCCACCAACCACGTGGTCATCATCCCCATCGCGGGCAAGGCCACGGACGTGGAGAAGTCCCAGGTGCTCGCCAAGAGCCACGCGCTCGCCGCGGACCTGCGCAAGGCGGGCCTGGGCGTCGTCGTGGACGACGACGAGAGCAAGGGCCCGGGCTTCAAGTACTTCGAGCACGAGCTCGTCGGCACCTGCGTCCGCATCGAGATTGGCCCCAAGGACCTGGCCAAGGACTCGTGCGTCATGGTGCGCCGCGACCTGAAGCAGAAGGAGTTCATCCCGCTGGGCGAGGCCGTCACCAAGGCGCAGGCCATGCTGGACGACATGCAGAAGGCCCTGTTCCAGAAGGCGAAGGACTTCCGCGACTCGCACACCTTCGAGGTCAACTCCTACGAGGAGATGAAGGAGAAGGCGGACGCGGGCTTCCTCCTGGCGCACTGGAACCTGGACGCCAAGGTGGAGGCACGCATCAAGGAGGAGACGGGCCTCACCACGCGCAACCGGCCCTTCGCCCTCGAGCAGGAGCCGGGCAAGTGCGTCGTCACCGGTGAGCCCTCGCCGGGCCGCATCGTGTTCTCCAAGGCGTACTGAGCCGCCTGTCGCGCGCGCCTCACGGAAGGGCCGTGGGAGGAGCCTCGTGCTCCCCTCGCGGCCCTTCGCCGTTTCGCGCCTCAGCCCGCGATGACGCGCGGAGGGTGCCTCGCGGGGACGAAGGTGGACACGGGCTCGCTCTTGCCCGCGACGGGCAGGGGCGCGGCGGGCTCGAAGTGGACGCCAGGGTCCTCCTCGCAGCGCACGCGCGTGGCCTCCGACACCAGCATGGCCACGCCGACCTTCTTGGTGAGCCCCTCAATCCGGCTGGCCAGGTTCACCGCGTCGCCAATCACCGTGTACTCGCGGCGCTGCTCGCTGCCCACGTCCCCCACGACGACGCGCCCGGTGTGGATGCCGATGCCGATGCGCAGCGGCTCCTCGCCGCGCGCCACGCGCTCGGTGTTGAGCGACTCCAGCGCCTCCAGCATGGCCAGGCCACACGCGACGGCGGCCTTCGGGTGTCCGGGCAGATCCATGGGCGCGCCGAAGTACGCGAGGATGCCGTCGCCGATGAACTTGTCGAGCGTCCCGCCATGGCGGAACAC
Encoded here:
- the proS gene encoding proline--tRNA ligase, with amino-acid sequence MAEKLTPREKGFSEWYVDLVQKAKLADYSDVKGCMVIRPNGYAIWENMQRVLDKMFKDLGHKNAYFPLLIPESYLKKEAEHVEGFNPQLAVVTHAGGAKLEEPYVIRPTSETIINRSFAKWVQSYRDLPLLINQWANVMRWEMRTRLFLRTTEFLWQEGHTCHETEEDAEKETLQMLEVYRTFAEDYMAMPVMTGRKSESERFAGALRTYSIEAMMQDKKALQAGTSHNLGQNFAKAFETKFQGRDGREHFVWQTSWGVSTRLIGGLIMTHSDDSGLIVPPKLATNHVVIIPIAGKATDVEKSQVLAKSHALAADLRKAGLGVVVDDDESKGPGFKYFEHELVGTCVRIEIGPKDLAKDSCVMVRRDLKQKEFIPLGEAVTKAQAMLDDMQKALFQKAKDFRDSHTFEVNSYEEMKEKADAGFLLAHWNLDAKVEARIKEETGLTTRNRPFALEQEPGKCVVTGEPSPGRIVFSKAY